In Aureibaculum algae, the following are encoded in one genomic region:
- a CDS encoding efflux RND transporter periplasmic adaptor subunit — MKTKRKLIIASIATVVLAIVVYSFISSDDAIVIEAKTVVAKTANVTTTVTATGTIEPITQVEVGTQVSGVVEKIYVDYNSVVKEGQLIAELDKTNLQATYTQNKAAYDNAITQRNYLQTIYNRQKTLYDNQVISKSDYDDATYNLQTAKGTVTERLSDLQKAQTNLSYANIYSPIDGVVLSRAIDEGQTVAASFSTPTLFTIAQDLKEMQVEADVDEADIGGVKEGQRVEFTVDAYVGETFNGVVTQVRLDPTVTSNVVTYTVVIKAENEHLKLKPGLTATISIFTLELNDVLTTEAKAINFTPEKETLTAYNIQHNLPESTRSTNKTDKTLWVLANNGEIIPKTVTLGASDGVNVQILSGVTQDEKLVYSLKGVAKSEASASGTNESPFMPQRPGSKKK, encoded by the coding sequence ATGAAAACAAAAAGAAAATTAATTATAGCTAGCATAGCCACAGTAGTTTTAGCTATTGTAGTCTATAGTTTTATAAGTAGTGACGATGCTATCGTAATAGAAGCCAAAACGGTTGTGGCAAAAACTGCAAATGTAACCACTACGGTAACTGCTACTGGAACCATTGAACCTATTACACAAGTAGAAGTAGGGACACAAGTATCTGGCGTTGTAGAAAAGATATATGTAGATTATAATAGTGTGGTAAAAGAAGGGCAGTTGATTGCAGAATTAGATAAAACGAACCTACAAGCTACCTATACACAAAACAAGGCAGCGTATGATAATGCCATTACCCAAAGAAATTACTTGCAAACCATTTACAATAGACAAAAAACCTTGTATGATAATCAAGTAATTAGTAAATCTGATTATGATGATGCCACCTATAATTTACAGACAGCAAAAGGTACTGTAACCGAACGTCTGTCAGATTTGCAAAAAGCACAAACGAATTTAAGCTATGCCAATATTTATTCACCTATTGATGGAGTTGTTTTATCGAGAGCAATTGATGAAGGACAAACAGTAGCGGCTAGTTTTAGCACACCTACGTTATTTACCATAGCACAAGACTTAAAAGAAATGCAGGTAGAAGCAGATGTAGATGAGGCAGATATAGGCGGTGTAAAAGAAGGTCAACGTGTTGAATTTACAGTAGATGCTTATGTAGGTGAAACGTTTAATGGAGTTGTTACGCAAGTCCGTTTAGACCCAACAGTAACGTCAAACGTTGTGACATACACTGTCGTTATTAAAGCTGAAAACGAACATTTAAAACTGAAACCAGGGTTAACAGCAACCATATCTATATTTACCTTAGAGTTAAATGATGTGTTAACAACGGAAGCAAAAGCCATTAATTTTACTCCTGAAAAGGAAACATTAACTGCTTATAATATACAACATAATTTACCAGAAAGTACACGTAGTACTAACAAAACCGATAAGACACTTTGGGTATTAGCAAATAATGGAGAAATAATACCAAAAACGGTAACACTTGGGGCTAGTGACGGTGTAAATGTTCAAATTTTGAGTGGTGTTACACAAGATGAAAAATTAGTCTATAGTTTAAAAGGAGTGGCTAAATCGGAAGCTAGTGCTAGTGGCACAAACGAAAGTCCATTTATGCCGCAGAGGCCAGGAAGCAAAAAAAAGTAA
- a CDS encoding ABC transporter ATP-binding protein, whose amino-acid sequence MSKEIIKIEDLKREFTMGTETVHALRGISFSIKEGEFVTIMGSSGSGKSTLLNILGCLDQPTAGIYEIDNVRVKELSRNELATIRNEKIGFIFQSYNLLARTSALENVELPLLYNSKVSTEERRERAIKALEMVGLGDRMDHTPSQLSGGQQQRVAIARSLVNNPVMILADEATGNLDTRTSYEIMSLFQDLNKKGITITFVTHEPDIATFSNRTIVLKDGNIIQDYKNDKVQSAADELAKLPKEDD is encoded by the coding sequence ATGAGTAAAGAAATTATTAAAATAGAAGATTTAAAACGTGAGTTTACCATGGGAACCGAAACGGTTCACGCGTTAAGAGGTATTTCATTTTCCATAAAAGAAGGTGAATTCGTTACCATCATGGGCTCAAGTGGATCTGGTAAAAGTACCTTATTAAATATCTTAGGATGCTTAGATCAACCCACTGCTGGAATCTATGAGATTGATAATGTACGCGTAAAAGAACTTAGCAGAAACGAATTGGCAACCATTAGAAATGAAAAAATAGGATTTATTTTTCAATCGTATAACTTATTAGCCAGAACATCTGCTTTAGAAAATGTTGAACTACCACTATTATATAATAGTAAAGTATCAACTGAAGAACGAAGAGAAAGAGCAATTAAAGCACTAGAAATGGTTGGTTTGGGCGATCGGATGGATCATACACCTTCACAACTCTCTGGTGGTCAGCAACAACGTGTAGCCATTGCCAGATCGTTGGTAAATAACCCGGTTATGATTTTGGCTGATGAAGCCACAGGCAATTTAGACACACGAACCTCTTACGAAATTATGTCTTTATTTCAAGACTTAAATAAAAAAGGAATTACGATTACTTTCGTAACCCATGAACCTGATATAGCTACATTCAGCAATAGAACCATTGTTTTAAAAGATGGAAATATTATTCAAGATTACAAGAATGATAAGGTGCAATCTGCCGCAGACGAATTAGCAAAATTACCTAAAGAAGACGATTAA